Proteins encoded together in one Amblyomma americanum isolate KBUSLIRL-KWMA chromosome 1, ASM5285725v1, whole genome shotgun sequence window:
- the LOC144132991 gene encoding uncharacterized protein LOC144132991 has translation MTLATRVSTSQREWRGAPFPVEGDESEEGIESTMTPLDEEHRPVEECQVSKGAMRGIQNTDPLWFGELTLDPQSVKQPRSPQEVGGLTGQRKAARVEPDREEWRIRVPEPDGALVVQLWRHTLLRATVLRPRRLPTPFRPSRP, from the exons ATGACGCTGGCGACCAGGGTCAGCACTAGCCAACGAGAATGGCGGGGCGCGCCGTTTCCTGTGGAGGGTGACGAGTCAGAGGAAGGCATAGAGTCGACCATGACGCCCCTTGACGAAGAGCACCGCCCTGTCGAAGAGTGCCAGGTCTCCAAGGGGGCCATGCGAGGCATCCAGAACACGGACCCGCTGTGGTTTGGCGAGCTGACGCTGGACCCGCAGTCCGTCAAGCAGCCGAGGTCCCCACAGGAGGTCGGCGGGCTAACCGGCCAGAGGAAGGCCGCCAGAGTCGAACCGGACCGAGAAGAGTGGCGGATACGTGTTCCAGAACCAGACGGCGCTCTCGTCGTTCAGCTCTGGCGGCACACCCTTCTTCGAGCCACAGTACTTCGACCG AGGCGGCTTCCAACTCCTTTTCGGCCGTCGAGACCCTAG